Proteins encoded together in one Hevea brasiliensis isolate MT/VB/25A 57/8 chromosome 16, ASM3005281v1, whole genome shotgun sequence window:
- the LOC110656289 gene encoding CMP-sialic acid transporter 1: MQWYMVAVLLTILTSSQGILTTLSQSNGRYLFDYATVPFLAEFFKLVVSGLFLWREHRISPSVRMTREWKTVRLYPIPSVIYLIHNNVQFATLTFVDTSTYQIMGNLKIVTTGILFRLFLRRKLSNLQWMAIVLLAVGTTTSQVKGCGEASCNSLFSAPIQGYLLGILSACLSALAGVYTEFLMKKNNDSLYWQNVQLYTFGVIFNMARLLLDDFRSGFEKGPWWQRLLNGYSIITWMVVLNLGSTGLLVSWLMKYADNIVKVYSTSMAMLLTTVLSIYLFSFKPTLQLFLGIIICMMSLHMYFAHPNMLVDLPTVKSPPESLKEVSIERQTDS; encoded by the exons ATGCAGTGGTACATGGTTGCTGTGCTTCTCACCATTCTCACTAGTTCTCAG GGAATTTTGACAACTCTATCTCAAAGTAATGGAAGGTATTTGTTCGACTATGCAACTGTACCATTTCTTGCTGAATTTTTTAAG CTAGTAGTTTCTGGTTTATTTCTTTGGAGAGAGCACCGGATATCACCATCTGTGAGGATGACTAGAGAATGGAAAACTGTGCGCTTATATCCTATTCCGTCAGTGATATATCTAATTCATAACAATGTCCAGTTTGCTACACTGACTTTTGTGGATACATCTACATATCAGATAATGGGTAATTTAAAGATCGTTACCACTGGCATATTATTCAG GTTATTTTTGAGGAGGAAGTTGTCTAATCTGCAGTGGATGGCAATTGTTCTATTAGCTGTTGGAACAACTACAAGTCAG GTTAAAGGTTGTGGAGAGGCTTCTTGTAATTCTCTATTTTCAGCTCCAATCCAAGGCTATTTGTTGGGTATTCTGTCTGCATGTCTATCAGCTTTGGCTGGTGTCTATACGGAGTTTCTGATGAAGAAGAACAATGACAGCTTGTACTGGCAGAATGTGCAATTGTATAC ATTCGGTGTGATATTCAATATGGCACGGCTTCTCCTGGATGACTTCAGAAGTGGATTTGAGAAGGGGCCTTGGTGGCAACGCCTTCTCAATGGCTATAGTATTATTACATGGATGGTGGTTTTGAATCTAGGATCCACTGGCTTACTGGTTTCATGGTTAATGAAGTACGCTGACAACATTGTGAAG GTATATTCCACATCAATGGCAATGTTGCTGACAACGGTTTTGTCTATATACCTTTTTAGCTTCAAGCCTACATTGCAG CTTTTCCTGGGTATCATCATCTGTATGATGTCACTGCACATGTATTTTGCCCATCCAAACATGCTTGTGGATTTGCCAACGGTCAAATCTCCTCCTGAGAGCCTAAAAGAAGTTTCTATTGAACGACAAACAGATTCCTGA
- the LOC110656202 gene encoding uncharacterized protein LOC110656202 has protein sequence MICAQRSSVEVKMSGTACSNNAYAMPDLRPNAYHHEESKRDKYSCFQMPLHYPRFKKSDYEAMPEWKLDCLLKEYGLPIVGDVDRKRNFAMGAFLWPSENE, from the coding sequence ATGATTTGTGCTCAAAGATCATCGGTAGAGGTGAAGATGAGTGGAACTGCTTGCTCCAACAATGCCTACGCTATGCCAGATTTGAGGCCTAATGCGTACCATCATGAAGAAAGCAAGAGGGACAAGTACTCCTGCTTCCAGATGCCACTGCACTATCCAAGATTCAAGAAAAGTGACTACGAGGCCATGCCTGAATGGAAGTTGGACTGCTTGCTCAAAGAGTATGGACTACCCATCGTGGGGGATGTTGAtcggaagagaaattttgccatggGTGCCTTTCTTTGGCCTTCGGAGAACGAGTGA
- the LOC110656290 gene encoding arabinogalactan protein 41: protein MAVSRVSFGFLAVAVAFIFVIALPAVQALSPAPAPAPTSDGTSIDQGVAYVLMLVALVLTYLIHAADFRF, encoded by the exons ATGGCGGTTTCAAGGGTTTCTTTTGGATTTTTGGCTGTTGCTGTTGCTTTCATTTTTGTCATTGCATTGCCTGCAGTTCAGGCCCTTTCCCCTGCTCCCGCTCCTGCCCCCACCAGCGACG GGACATCAATTGACCAAGGGGTTGCCTATGTACTGATGTTGGTGGCGCTGGTGCTCACTTACCTCATTCATGCTGCTGACTTTAGGTTTTGA